A window of the Gemmatirosa kalamazoonensis genome harbors these coding sequences:
- the rdgB gene encoding RdgB/HAM1 family non-canonical purine NTP pyrophosphatase, producing the protein MTESSASRSRVLVATRNAGKLRELRALFANLGVDLVDLAAAGLPESPEEDELESYDTFESNALAKARHFHALSGLPTVADDSGLSVDALGGSPGVHSKRYAGVVGASAAVDAANNAKLQRALAGAADRRARFVCAAAFVDGGRETVARGEAPGRILDEARGREGFGYDPYFLSDDLGVTFAEASVAQKEGVSHRGRAFRALVSALREAGWSAVDGPARTG; encoded by the coding sequence GTGACCGAGTCGAGCGCGTCGCGGTCGCGGGTCCTCGTGGCCACGCGGAATGCCGGGAAGCTTCGCGAGCTGCGTGCGCTGTTTGCGAACCTCGGCGTCGATCTCGTCGATCTCGCGGCGGCCGGGCTGCCGGAGTCGCCGGAGGAGGACGAGTTGGAGTCGTACGATACGTTCGAGTCGAACGCGCTCGCGAAGGCGCGCCACTTTCACGCCCTGAGCGGTCTACCGACAGTGGCCGACGACTCCGGTCTCTCCGTGGACGCGCTCGGCGGGTCGCCCGGCGTCCACAGCAAGCGCTACGCTGGCGTGGTCGGCGCGTCGGCCGCAGTAGACGCGGCGAACAACGCGAAGCTGCAACGGGCGCTGGCCGGCGCGGCCGATCGTCGCGCGCGCTTCGTCTGCGCCGCGGCGTTCGTCGACGGCGGCCGCGAGACCGTCGCGCGCGGGGAGGCGCCGGGGCGGATCCTCGACGAGGCGCGCGGGCGGGAGGGGTTCGGCTACGACCCGTATTTCCTCTCCGACGACCTCGGCGTCACGTTCGCGGAGGCGAGCGTTGCGCAGAAGGAGGGGGTGAGTCACCGCGGACGCGCGTTCCGAGCGCTCGTTTCCGCGCTCCGGGAGGCGGGATGGAGCGCGGTTGACGGTCCAGCCCGTACGGGCTAG
- the era gene encoding GTPase Era: MTRAGIVTVVGKPNAGKSTLLNRIVGEKLSITSPKPQSTRDRIVGIRTADDAQMVLLDTPGLLEPRYALQEAMRGIALEALRDADVVAYLVDATDGDPPPLMDAARLDAPPRAPTVLVLNKIDALDTAALDGLRARHPDAAFVSATRGDGVDELLVKLRAYLPESPFLYPEDEISTQTLRFFASELVRETALEQLEEEVPYSVACEVEEFREDRSPVYIRAVLYVERESQKRILIGAKGARIREIGRVARGKIEALIGAPAYLDLWIKVLSNWRRDPRSLRRFGFVIPKESGQ; encoded by the coding sequence ATGACCCGCGCAGGCATCGTCACCGTCGTCGGCAAGCCGAACGCCGGCAAGTCCACACTGCTCAACCGCATCGTCGGCGAGAAGCTCAGCATCACGAGCCCGAAGCCGCAGTCCACGCGCGACCGCATCGTCGGCATCCGCACCGCCGACGACGCGCAGATGGTGCTGCTCGACACCCCGGGCCTGCTCGAGCCGCGCTACGCGCTGCAGGAGGCGATGCGCGGCATCGCGCTCGAGGCGCTGCGCGACGCCGACGTCGTCGCGTACCTGGTCGACGCGACGGACGGAGATCCGCCGCCGCTCATGGACGCGGCACGGCTCGACGCGCCGCCGCGCGCGCCGACGGTGCTCGTGCTGAACAAGATCGACGCGCTCGACACGGCGGCGCTCGACGGCCTTCGCGCGCGGCACCCCGACGCGGCGTTCGTTTCCGCGACGCGCGGTGACGGAGTCGACGAACTCCTGGTAAAGCTGCGCGCGTATCTGCCGGAGAGTCCGTTTCTCTATCCGGAGGACGAGATCAGCACGCAGACGCTGCGCTTCTTCGCGAGTGAGCTCGTGCGCGAGACGGCGCTCGAGCAGCTCGAGGAAGAGGTGCCGTACAGCGTGGCCTGCGAGGTGGAGGAGTTCCGCGAGGACCGCTCGCCCGTTTACATTCGGGCGGTTCTGTACGTCGAGCGGGAGAGTCAGAAGCGCATTCTGATCGGGGCGAAGGGGGCGCGCATTCGAGAGATCGGCCGCGTCGCACGCGGCAAGATCGAAGCGCTGATCGGGGCGCCGGCGTATCTGGACCTCTGGATCAAGGTGTTGTCCAACTGGCGCCGGGACCCGCGCTCGCTCAGGCGGTTCGGCTTTGTCATCCCGAAGGAGTCCGGGCAGTGA
- a CDS encoding Trm112 family protein, with protein sequence MTLSPQLLAILVCPKCKGELEYREAESSLVCHRCRLRYPVRDDIPIMLLDEASPL encoded by the coding sequence GTGACGCTCTCGCCGCAGCTACTCGCCATCCTCGTGTGCCCGAAGTGCAAGGGGGAGCTCGAGTACCGCGAGGCCGAATCGAGCCTCGTGTGTCACCGGTGCAGGCTTCGCTACCCGGTGCGCGACGACATCCCGATCATGCTGCTCGATGAGGCGTCGCCGCTCTGA
- a CDS encoding PorV/PorQ family protein yields MRRRRSERRGRRSTPRLGARTGAATTLLVASFGVAVPAAAQSSEAGASFLLVPFDARNVGLGGAGVADPVGTNALFINPAGYARLTHRDALLDYAVDQVGTRVTASYAQASRVLGTFAAGVYRYSLGTQELTDINGVVTGTLSIADYAFAASYAVGFTSRFSAGVTAKVVQYAFDCTGECDPTVPRHPSTGALDGGVQFDVDSAKRVHVGLAVRNLGLRLQTKDRAQADPLPTQIAAGVGWDVPGVERYVPEATLRVMADASTPLGVRLERMYHVGVEAVYRKTVSVRAGYAERSGYGGPALGFGVTSSHFTLDVARQLTTSALFADKPPTYVGLRYTF; encoded by the coding sequence ATGAGGCGTCGCCGCTCTGAGCGACGCGGGAGGCGCTCCACGCCCCGGCTGGGCGCCCGCACGGGCGCGGCGACGACGCTCCTCGTCGCATCGTTCGGCGTCGCGGTCCCGGCGGCAGCGCAGTCCTCTGAAGCCGGTGCGTCGTTCCTCCTCGTGCCGTTCGACGCGCGCAACGTGGGACTGGGCGGCGCGGGTGTCGCCGACCCGGTCGGGACGAACGCGCTGTTCATCAACCCCGCGGGCTACGCACGCCTAACGCATCGCGACGCGCTGCTCGACTACGCCGTCGACCAGGTGGGCACGCGCGTCACGGCGTCGTACGCGCAGGCGTCGCGCGTGCTCGGCACGTTCGCCGCCGGCGTGTACCGCTACAGCCTCGGCACGCAGGAGCTCACCGACATCAACGGCGTCGTCACCGGCACGCTGTCGATCGCCGATTACGCGTTCGCGGCGAGCTACGCGGTCGGCTTCACGTCGCGCTTCTCCGCCGGCGTCACGGCGAAGGTGGTGCAGTACGCGTTCGACTGCACCGGTGAGTGCGACCCGACGGTGCCGCGGCATCCGTCGACCGGCGCGCTGGACGGCGGCGTGCAGTTCGACGTCGACTCCGCGAAGCGCGTGCACGTCGGCCTCGCGGTGCGCAACCTCGGGCTCCGGCTGCAGACGAAGGATCGCGCGCAGGCCGATCCGCTGCCGACGCAGATCGCCGCCGGCGTGGGATGGGACGTGCCCGGCGTCGAGCGGTACGTTCCCGAGGCGACGCTCCGTGTCATGGCCGACGCGTCGACGCCGCTCGGCGTACGGCTGGAGCGCATGTACCACGTCGGCGTGGAGGCGGTGTACCGCAAGACGGTCTCGGTGCGCGCCGGCTACGCGGAGCGCAGCGGCTACGGCGGCCCCGCGTTAGGCTTCGGTGTCACGTCGTCGCACTTCACGCTCGACGTGGCGCGTCAGCTCACGACGTCGGCGCTGTTCGCGGACAAGCCGCCGACGTACGTGGGTCTCCGCTACACGTTCTGA